One Halarcobacter ebronensis genomic window carries:
- a CDS encoding 7TM diverse intracellular signaling domain-containing protein yields MKKSIFLILIFINTLFGIDITIPKISIFKEIDMSKEINSITQAINMPNSFKTEKAFTRVLRRNESNDNLWLRIQLVNDSDSPINKIWLTRWERSHFELYLVDENKKILSKDIIDSNDFLKQSSIITIPQKSKRTLYIQVKAKKGLDQFNYMYFVDAHLAKQFLLDTEKLYHHGLFFGILLSMTLYSIFTFFIIKEKAYLYLGLYQAWVVIATSDAWQYFYKLLENVPTIAHILLNDLYAYSMMVFSIIFTKAFLNTKEKMPKIDAFLNLSIILSLPLDLMRGPVYYGAFGEIILIVIGFYAAYKGNIASLIYAFGFLGFVSYYALVNLSRLLGWDFYLEFTNAKQIFTCIEGFIFSLAIYLKLKEIMKEKILAQEVSFKYEKMILEQSRFAAMGEMIAAVAHQWRQPLNHLNLIFNNILLADKSNKLTSKYLEKKSLEAEGQLQFMSTTIDDFTNFFAIKQKKETFTLKEACQYSINLLDSRIKKERVEVTVRTVYDMQYTNYKNELIQTLTIILNNSLDAFLSVNESKKRVTITILKNKLSIEDNAGGIKEDILLKIFDPYFSTKNKKFGTGLGLYMAKKIVQDLIRGSIYVENTTKGCKFIILFHNE; encoded by the coding sequence ATGAAAAAGTCAATTTTTCTTATTTTAATCTTTATAAACACTCTATTTGGTATAGATATTACTATTCCTAAAATCTCTATTTTTAAAGAGATTGATATGTCAAAAGAGATAAATAGTATTACTCAAGCAATAAATATGCCAAACAGTTTTAAAACAGAAAAAGCTTTTACAAGGGTTTTAAGAAGGAATGAGTCAAATGACAATCTTTGGCTAAGAATTCAACTTGTAAATGACAGCGATTCACCAATAAATAAAATTTGGCTAACAAGATGGGAAAGAAGCCATTTTGAGCTATATTTAGTAGATGAAAATAAAAAAATTCTCTCAAAAGATATAATTGATTCAAATGACTTTTTAAAACAATCTTCTATTATTACAATACCACAAAAAAGTAAAAGAACTTTATATATTCAAGTAAAAGCAAAAAAAGGTTTAGATCAATTTAATTATATGTATTTTGTTGATGCACATCTTGCAAAACAGTTTCTATTGGATACTGAAAAATTATATCACCACGGGCTATTCTTTGGAATATTGTTGTCAATGACCCTTTATAGTATTTTTACCTTTTTTATTATTAAAGAGAAAGCCTACTTATATCTAGGTTTATATCAAGCATGGGTAGTTATTGCAACATCTGATGCATGGCAATATTTTTATAAATTATTAGAAAACGTTCCAACTATTGCCCACATTTTACTTAATGATTTATATGCATATAGTATGATGGTTTTTTCTATCATATTTACAAAAGCATTTTTAAATACAAAAGAGAAGATGCCTAAAATAGATGCTTTTCTTAATTTGTCAATAATTCTCTCTTTACCACTTGATTTAATGAGAGGTCCAGTTTATTACGGAGCTTTTGGGGAAATCATTTTAATTGTAATAGGTTTTTATGCAGCATACAAAGGAAATATTGCCTCTTTAATCTATGCGTTTGGATTTCTAGGATTTGTAAGTTATTATGCCTTAGTAAATCTCTCGAGACTACTTGGTTGGGATTTCTATCTTGAGTTTACAAATGCAAAACAGATTTTTACTTGTATAGAAGGTTTTATCTTTAGTTTAGCAATCTATCTAAAATTAAAAGAGATAATGAAAGAAAAGATTTTAGCTCAAGAGGTATCTTTTAAATATGAGAAAATGATTCTTGAACAGTCTCGTTTTGCGGCAATGGGTGAGATGATAGCTGCAGTTGCCCATCAATGGAGACAACCTTTAAACCATCTAAATCTTATTTTTAATAATATTCTTTTGGCTGATAAATCAAATAAACTCACTTCAAAATATTTAGAAAAAAAGAGTTTAGAAGCAGAGGGTCAATTACAATTTATGTCAACAACAATAGATGACTTTACAAACTTTTTTGCTATAAAACAAAAAAAAGAGACATTTACTTTAAAAGAGGCTTGCCAATACTCTATAAATCTTCTTGATAGCAGAATAAAAAAAGAGAGAGTTGAGGTAACTGTTAGAACAGTATATGATATGCAATATACCAATTATAAAAATGAGTTAATTCAAACTTTAACTATTATTTTAAACAACTCTTTGGATGCTTTTCTATCTGTAAATGAATCAAAAAAAAGAGTTACAATAACTATTTTGAAAAACAAACTATCTATTGAAGATAATGCTGGCGGAATAAAAGAAGATATCCTTTTAAAAATCTTTGACCCTTATTTTAGTACAAAAAATAAAAAGTTTGGTACAGGTTTGGGTTTATATATGGCAAAAAAGATTGTACAAGATTTAATTAGAGGTTCAATATATGTTGAAAATACTACAAAGGGATGTAAATTTATCATCCTATTTCATAATGAATAA
- a CDS encoding molecular chaperone TorD family protein, whose product MNIENKENIASTLQNDAEIFALLSSFYLTNPNGVYVKGISQLEIDDIKDGSIKKELKKIRDYAAICGEDESEENMLELKRDWTKLFRGISPTYGPKPPYAQLYKNSISTDFLSSLAELYLDVGYKGYEKINDRLDYIGVVLDALTIITLLRKKSIEQDNEVEYKRLSLIFDSVVHQYFTSWFGEFRNLAVAHVKTPFYDGALKLTLLIAEDLR is encoded by the coding sequence ATGAATATTGAGAATAAAGAAAACATTGCGAGTACTCTTCAAAATGATGCAGAGATTTTTGCACTATTGTCAAGTTTCTATTTGACAAACCCAAATGGCGTTTATGTAAAAGGGATTTCACAATTAGAAATTGATGATATAAAAGATGGTTCAATAAAAAAAGAGCTAAAAAAAATACGTGATTATGCTGCTATATGTGGAGAAGATGAATCAGAAGAGAATATGTTGGAACTAAAAAGGGACTGGACTAAATTATTTAGGGGAATCTCTCCTACATATGGTCCAAAACCACCATATGCACAACTTTATAAAAACTCTATTAGCACTGATTTTCTTTCATCGCTAGCAGAGTTGTATTTGGATGTGGGATATAAAGGTTATGAAAAAATCAATGATAGACTTGATTACATTGGTGTTGTCCTTGATGCTCTTACAATAATTACATTATTAAGAAAAAAGAGTATTGAACAGGACAACGAAGTTGAGTATAAAAGACTAAGCCTAATATTTGACTCTGTGGTTCATCAATATTTTACATCTTGGTTTGGAGAATTTAGAAATTTAGCTGTAGCTCACGTAAAAACGCCGTTTTACGATGGGGCTTTAAAATTGACATTATTAATAGCAGAAGATTTGAGATAG
- a CDS encoding response regulator transcription factor: protein MFRNIKILYAEDETFIRENMIELLEFLSVNVIAVDNGNEAYIKYKKEKPDIIIADIEMEGLNGLELTELIRKTDKKVQIIITTAYTNTEYLLKAVELNIVKYLVKPVPLLEIEKALNICISNMIKEDNPKKFLNDKDYYDTKLNRLIINDEEVYLDYNEKIFFELLLKTPGRVISYDELENTIWQDGMSNSAVRSLVFNLRKKLPEGCIKNISKLGYKLILKE from the coding sequence ATGTTTAGAAATATTAAAATACTTTATGCGGAAGACGAGACTTTTATCCGTGAAAATATGATAGAGCTTTTAGAGTTTTTATCTGTAAATGTCATTGCAGTAGATAATGGAAATGAAGCTTACATAAAATATAAAAAAGAGAAACCAGATATTATTATTGCAGATATTGAGATGGAAGGTCTTAATGGACTGGAATTAACAGAACTTATTAGAAAAACAGACAAAAAAGTTCAAATTATTATTACTACAGCATATACAAATACTGAATATTTGCTAAAAGCTGTTGAGTTAAATATTGTAAAATATTTAGTTAAACCTGTTCCTTTATTAGAGATTGAAAAAGCTTTAAACATATGTATAAGTAATATGATAAAAGAGGATAACCCAAAAAAATTTCTCAATGATAAAGACTACTATGATACAAAATTAAATCGTCTAATTATAAATGATGAAGAGGTATATTTAGATTATAATGAAAAAATATTTTTCGAACTTCTTTTAAAAACTCCTGGTAGAGTTATCTCATATGATGAGCTTGAAAATACAATTTGGCAAGATGGAATGAGTAATTCTGCTGTAAGATCACTTGTATTTAATCTTAGAAAAAAACTTCCTGAAGGATGTATAAAAAATATATCTAAGCTAGGATATAAACTTATCCTAAAAGAGTAA
- a CDS encoding NapC/NirT family cytochrome c: MKTKIVQIVLLLLAGCVIGASFMGLSVVVMHKTSSDKYCISCHTNHSLVPDNPQFSHLYNSKGITVKCADCHIAPGIGNYLKAKAGGFKDVFTYMFNGDFNTKEWIDKHRSELAEKALSDIAKTSSASCIECHSKIKSDLPKDMEPLAREIHQYNNAKSVEDQKQCIYCHRGVAHHYNKEWATKHTESIKNN, encoded by the coding sequence ATGAAAACAAAGATAGTTCAAATTGTTTTATTACTATTAGCAGGATGCGTTATAGGGGCTTCATTTATGGGGCTGTCTGTAGTAGTAATGCATAAAACTAGTAGCGATAAATATTGTATTAGTTGCCATACTAATCATTCATTAGTTCCTGATAATCCGCAGTTCTCTCACCTTTATAATAGTAAAGGGATTACTGTAAAATGTGCAGATTGTCATATTGCACCAGGTATAGGAAATTATTTAAAAGCAAAAGCTGGAGGATTTAAAGACGTCTTTACTTATATGTTTAATGGAGATTTTAATACAAAAGAGTGGATTGATAAACATAGAAGCGAATTAGCTGAAAAAGCTTTATCTGATATTGCAAAAACAAGTTCAGCTTCATGTATTGAATGTCACTCTAAAATTAAAAGTGATTTACCAAAAGATATGGAACCGTTAGCAAGAGAGATTCACCAATACAATAATGCAAAATCTGTTGAAGATCAAAAACAGTGTATTTATTGCCATAGGGGAGTTGCTCACCACTATAATAAAGAGTGGGCTACAAAACATACTGAAAGTATAAAAAACAATTAA
- a CDS encoding 4Fe-4S dicluster domain-containing protein — MKLGLIIDKRRCYGCQACTVSCKAENGTPPGVFWCKTYLHEHGTYPNAFIEYEARICNHCDNAPCVKVCPTGASMKMDDGTVQIDLNKCIGCEACVPACPYGSRYPIKESTPTYWETGKQTEWEKAVQPRFKVGTVSKCTFCVDRRRRGLLPACVQTCAGGARIFGDLDDPNSQISILMREENPKPLPSKFGAKPNVFYIEDEKIKPHR; from the coding sequence ATGAAACTTGGATTAATTATTGATAAAAGAAGATGTTACGGGTGTCAAGCTTGTACAGTATCTTGTAAAGCTGAGAATGGTACACCTCCAGGAGTTTTTTGGTGTAAAACATATCTTCATGAACATGGAACTTATCCAAATGCTTTTATCGAGTATGAAGCAAGAATTTGTAATCACTGCGATAATGCACCTTGTGTAAAAGTTTGTCCTACAGGGGCTTCAATGAAGATGGATGATGGAACAGTACAAATAGATTTAAATAAATGTATTGGATGTGAAGCGTGTGTTCCTGCTTGTCCTTACGGTTCAAGATACCCAATAAAAGAGTCAACTCCAACATATTGGGAAACAGGAAAACAAACAGAGTGGGAAAAGGCTGTGCAACCTAGATTTAAAGTAGGAACAGTATCAAAATGTACTTTCTGTGTAGATAGAAGAAGAAGAGGTCTTCTTCCAGCTTGTGTACAGACTTGTGCTGGTGGTGCGAGAATTTTTGGGGATTTAGATGATCCAAATAGTCAAATTTCAATTTTGATGAGAGAAGAGAATCCAAAACCTCTACCTTCTAAATTTGGAGCAAAACCTAATGTTTTCTATATAGAAGACGAGAAGATAAAACCACATAGATAA